A stretch of DNA from Deltaproteobacteria bacterium:
GGGCCGAATGGCCCCTTGAGCAAGGGTAAGGGAGGGGTCTGGAACGACCAGGTCCCAGTCGATGGAAAGGATCCGCCCAAAGCCCTGGCAGCGGGGACAGGCACCGACCGGCGAATTGAAGGAAAAGAGATTGGGATTCGGGGAGGGGAAGGACCGATCGCATTCTGGGCAGTGCCTCCCACGGCTCGCCCTAATGACCTCCCCATCCGGCATATGGACAGCGAGTCTTCCGCCCCCGATCCCGTAGGCCTGTTCCACAGAATCGGCGATACGCGCCGAGACCGCAGACGCGAGAGGAATACGGTCTATGACGAGCTCGACATCCCCGCTCCTTCCCCAACCGGCTGGGCTGAGTTCCCTGACCTCTTGCCCGACAAGTTCCCGGAAATAGCCTGCTGCCACGAGCTCTGAAATCCGACCAGAAGGGACCCGTGCCGTTATGACAGCGACCCCTTCCTGGCCTTCCTCCTTTTTTTGCTCAAGGAGGCTGGCCACGTCCCCGGGGGCCTGGTCGAGGACGGGCCTGCCGCAGCCCGGGCAGAAGAGCTGGGCTGCACGGAAAAACAGGTGACGGGTCGGATAGGTGATCTCCGCCAGGGTTCCCACAGTGGAGCGCGCGCTCCGGACTGGATTGGCCTGTGAGATGGCGATTGCCGCCGGGAGGTTCTCTATGGCCCGGGCCGGAGGCCGGGGAAGACGCTCGAGGAACTGACGCGCGTACGGGGAAAAGGTCTCGATGTAGCGCCGCTGGGCCTCTGCGTAGAGGGTATCAAGGGCAAGGGAAGACTTACCTGCCCCAGACGGACCGGTGATGGTGATCATCAGGCCCGTCGGGAGATCCACATCGATGGCCTTGAGGTTATGAAGCGATAGGCCCCTCAGGCTTATTGTGGGCTGCATGAAATGATGCCGGGCATGTAAGAACCGTCAACGTTAAACTGCTCAACCCATGGGCCCATTGGTCAGCCGAGGCTTCCCACTGCAAGCCCACGGACCTTTTTCCTCATGGCCTCGCTCTCTTGAATGACAGGGGCCAAATCCCCGCCGGCAAGATTCACCAGGGCCGGATAGCCCGCCTCAACGACCTGGGCGAGGGGAGCGAGAAACGTATCCTCGACACCGAGGGAGCGGAGCAGTTGGACGAGCTCCCCGCCCCGGAGGGCCGCACCCGGGGGCGCGAGGGAAGCGATCGCCCCGGCCCCCTGCAAGACGGCGAGACGCGAAAAGGCCCCGATTATGGCCGTGTGCGGGCAGATACAGGCCCACCCAGCGGCCTTCAGTGCGTAGGCGTTTCCATTGAAGGAGATGGCAGCGCCCCCTCCCTCCCTGACAAGGGTGAGGGACTGGACGTCAGTGATGCTGTCTCCGACGTAGAGACAGTCAGAAATCCGGGCTGAAGACCTCGAAAGGGCCTTTTCCACAGAACGCGCCTTTTCCGCACCGCCTACCGGGTTCACGTCGCGAAATATGCGGCCTATCTCCATCTCTGGGATGATCTGCCAGAATATCTCGTCAAGCCTTTTGAGGACCTCTTGCGCGGAACTGGAGAGGTCCTTCCGGCCACCTGCCGATTCCGGCCAGGAAAGGAGGGGCTGGGTGGCGATCTCAAGGGCCAAGGAGCGCAGCGCCCTTTGCTCCTCCTCCGGAAGGATATAGCCGTCGAGATCGAGGTCCGTACAGAAGACCAGGTCAGGGGGAAACCCTGTGACTGCGCACAGGGCATGGAGATAGGGCCGGTAACTCGTGCTGATGATATAGGTGGGCAGGAGCCTGGAAAGCAGGGGCAGGAGGTCTCGGGCGCCGGGAAGGAGCAGAAGGGTCTTTTCCGAGAAGGACTCCATCCCAGAGTCAGTGACGCCAAAGGCCTTCAAAAAAGGCAGGACGAGCTTTAATGTGTCTCCGGCCTTGTAGCCAGGGCGCTGCTCGACGTCTGCGAGAAAGTCGTCATACCTGCTGACGCGGGCGAAAAACGCCCCACCGTTCGGGATGAATGCCTCGCAGAGCTCAAAGGCGTTGTCGTTTTGGGTGATGGGACCTTCGCAGTCAATGGCGAGAATGGGCATATGCAGTCCTATATCAGTTGTAAGTTATCAGTTATCAGTTGTCAGTTGTCAGCAAAAACCCTGTAGTCACATAAGGTTTTGAAATTTACCTGAATCCGTGAATATGCGCTCAACCTTTCGATTTCACAGCATAAGCCCACGGCCGTGGTATTTGTGGAGCGAGGCGCCCGTTTCAGGAGAAAGCTATCATCTATCAGCAAACCCAACCCCAAAATAACTGAAAACTGATAGCTTTCCTTTGGCAGACGATGTTACCCTATCTGTGCGGAAGACTCTATCCCTTTGACATCCGCGAGGCCCTCCCGGCCCTGCGTGAAGAGGACGGGTGTGTCTTCCTCGAAACTGCCCTTGCCCGTAGGGAGGATACCAGGTCCTATCTCTTCACGAGGCCCGAGGCCGTCATCACGGCGCACGGCCCCCAAGACCGGGACGCCTGTTTCCTCGCAGTGAAAAAGGCCCTTGACCAGGGGAAATATCTCGCAGGCTGGTGGGCGTACGAGTGGGGGTACTGCCTGGAGCCGCGCCTTGCCCCGCTCCTTGCGCAGAAACATACCGCACTCCCCCTCGTCTGGCTCGGGGTGTATGACAGGCCAAGGATCTGGGAACATGGAGAATCTCCCCAGGGCGTCCACCCCTTTGACGCCTTTGCCCCCTTCGAGATACGGGACCCGGATCTCGACGTGGACTGGGCCGGCTATGCGGATGCGGTCACAAGGATCCTGGACCTCATCCGCTCAGGCGAGACCTACCAGGTGAACTACACGACCCGGCTCCGGTTCGGTTTTAGGGGGGATCCAGTGGATCTCTATCTCTCTTTGAGGGCCGGACAGGCCGTTCCCTATGCGGCCTTCATAAGGACGGGTGGGCTTTCCGTCCTCTCCTTTTCCCCTGAGCTCTTCTTTCGCATCGATGGGATGCGCATCCGGTCCCGGCCCATGAAGGGGACCATCCGAAGGGGAAAAACCGGCGATGAAGATGCGCGTCTTGCCTTGGCCCTTGCCTCTGACCCCAAGAACCGGGCCGAAAACGTCATGATCGTGGACCTCATTCGAAACGATATCGGCCGTCTCGCCAGGACCGGAACCGTCACGGTGGACGAACTCTTTGCGGTCGAGAGGTATCAGGGCCTCTTCCAGATGACGTCCACGATCTCAGGTGAGATCAGGCCGAATCTCACCCACCGCGAGGTAATGACGGCCCTTTTCCCCTGCGGGTCTGTCACAGGAGCCCCAAAGATCCGCACCATGGAGATCATCGCAGGTCTCGAGACCTCGCCTCGGGGGATCTACACCGGGGCCATAGGCTTTCTCTCCCCGACTGGACATGCAGTCCTGAACGTGGCCATCCGCACGGTGATCCTGGACGGGGAAACCGGGGAGATGGGCCTGGGAAGCGGGATCGTCATCGACTCGGACCCGAGCTCCGAATACGAGGAATGCCTTCTAAAGGGCAGGTTTCTCACAAATGCCCAGGGAAATCTCGGCAAAAGACATGGAACCCCAAAAAAGACGGGTGGTCTTTCCCTCATCGAGACCATGCGATGGGAACCAGAGACGGGCATCCATCTTCTAGATCGCCACCTCGCTCGCATGGCCCGTTCCGCGCATTACTTCGGCATCCCATGGGACCAGGTGTTGGCGAGAAATGCCCTCAAGACATGGGAAAAGGGCCTTACGGCCGAAAAGGGGGCCTGCCTGGTCCGGCTCCTCCTGCACCAGAACGGAAGGATCGAGCTCTCTTCATCGCCGCTCGAAACGGTCCCTGAGCCCGTCCTCTTTGACATATCCACTGCCCGGACAGACCCTGACGATCCCTTTCTCCGGCACAAGACGACCCGGCGGGGGCTCTACGACCAGGAGCTTGAAAAGGCCCGGGAGCGCGGGCTCTTTGACCGGGTCATGGTGAACACGCGGGGCGAGGTCACAGAGGGCTGCATCACAAACGTCTTTCTCAGACGGGATGGTATCCTCGTGACCCCTGCCCTCTCATGCGGGCTCCTTCCTGGGACCCTGCGAGAGGAGCTCCTCGAGCAGGGGTATGCGGTGGAAGGCATCCTCCGTCCGGAGGACCTCTTCGGGGCGGAGGAGATCTACTTAGGGAATTCGGTCAGAGGACTCCTTCGCGCCTATATGAGCTCGATGAACTCGCCAGGTGAGAGCGGGACCACTTCCACGTCGAGTTCGAGGGCGTTTACCTCACGCACAAAGGCATCAACTGTCCCGGTCAAGGCCGGGAAGGTCCCGTAGTGCATGGGGACAACCATCTCGGGCATGAGGAACCGCACTGCACGGGCGGCCTCCCTCGGTCCCATGACATAGTGGCTGCCGATGGGGAGCATGACCACGCGCGGTCGGTAGAGCTCCCCTATGAGGGCCATGTCCCCGAAAAGGGCCGTATCACCCGCATGGTACACCGAAAGACCATCGGCCAGGCCCACCACGAACCCAGCGGCCTCTCCCCCGTACAGGAAGAGGTTTCCTTCCTGGATGGAGGAACTGTGGATGGCTGGGAC
This window harbors:
- the pabB gene encoding aminodeoxychorismate synthase component I yields the protein MLPYLCGRLYPFDIREALPALREEDGCVFLETALARREDTRSYLFTRPEAVITAHGPQDRDACFLAVKKALDQGKYLAGWWAYEWGYCLEPRLAPLLAQKHTALPLVWLGVYDRPRIWEHGESPQGVHPFDAFAPFEIRDPDLDVDWAGYADAVTRILDLIRSGETYQVNYTTRLRFGFRGDPVDLYLSLRAGQAVPYAAFIRTGGLSVLSFSPELFFRIDGMRIRSRPMKGTIRRGKTGDEDARLALALASDPKNRAENVMIVDLIRNDIGRLARTGTVTVDELFAVERYQGLFQMTSTISGEIRPNLTHREVMTALFPCGSVTGAPKIRTMEIIAGLETSPRGIYTGAIGFLSPTGHAVLNVAIRTVILDGETGEMGLGSGIVIDSDPSSEYEECLLKGRFLTNAQGNLGKRHGTPKKTGGLSLIETMRWEPETGIHLLDRHLARMARSAHYFGIPWDQVLARNALKTWEKGLTAEKGACLVRLLLHQNGRIELSSSPLETVPEPVLFDISTARTDPDDPFLRHKTTRRGLYDQELEKARERGLFDRVMVNTRGEVTEGCITNVFLRRDGILVTPALSCGLLPGTLREELLEQGYAVEGILRPEDLFGAEEIYLGNSVRGLLRAYMSSMNSPGESGTTSTSSSRAFTSRTKASTVPVKAGKVP